GTACATCCAAGAGGTGCTGGTGCTTTTGGAGAATTTATAAGTGCCGGAGATTTCTCTGCTTATACAAAAGCCACACTTTTTGCTGAAAAAGGTAAAACAACGCCAGTTTTCACCAGGTTCTCGACGGTAATTAATAGTAAAGGTTCTCCTGAAACTTTAAGAGACCCGCGCGGTTTTGCCGTTAAATTTTATACAGACAATGGAAATTACGATATCGTAGGTAATGATCTTCCTATCTTTTTTATTCGTGATGCCATGAAGTTTCCAGATATGGTTCATTCTTTGAAACCATCACCTATTACCAACAGACAGGACCCAACCCGTTACTTCGACTTTTTCTCCCAGGTTCCGGAATCTACGCATATGCTTACCCGCTTATATACTGAACTCGGTATTCCGGCTAATTACCGTCAGATGGATGGTTCAAGCGTCCACGCATTTAAATGGGTAAATGCAAAGGGGGAGATTACTTATGTAAAGTATACCTGGAAAACGATGCAAGGGGTCAAAGGATTGACTTCGGAAGAGGCTGCCGCCATACAGGCAACCGATTTCCAGAGCGCTACACATGACTTGTATGCACAGATTACCAAAGGCAATTTCCCTGCCTGGGAGTTGTACGTACAAATGCTGAAGCCACAGGATTTTGATAAACTGGACTATAATCCTTTAGATCCGACCAAAGTATGGCCGGAAAAAGATGCGAAACTCGTATTAGTTGGCAAGATGATTTTGAATAAATGGCCGGATAATTTTTTTGAGGAAGTAGAAGAGTCTGCATTTTCCCCGGCAACACTTGTGCCTGGAATTGAGCCTTCGGAAGATAAACTGTTACAAGGACGTCTTTTCTCTTACTTCGATACGCAACGTTACCGTATAGGGGCTAACTTTCAATCACTCCCTGTCAATGCGCCTAAAGTAAAAGTGAATTCTCATAACCAGGATGGTGCATTGAGCAACAGGCAAAAAGCAACAGATATAAACTATCAGCCAAGTACAATTGAAAGCGGTTACAAAGATGATAATACTTATAAATACGCTTCCAATACATACAAGGATGCGACTACTGTACAACACAAAATAGATAAGCCCGATGATTTTAAGCAAGCTGGTGAGTTTTACCGCAGCTTGTCTGAAGCCCAGAAAGTAAATCTGGTGAAAAACCTATACGATGATTTAGTACAGGTGACCAAACGGGATATTATTGTAAGAATGGTTAGTAATTTTTATAGAGCAGACACAGACTTTGGTAAAAGATTGGCTGCACTATTGAAAGTAACCAGAGCAGAAGCAGAAGCTAGTTTGAGTTCAAAGTAATGAAGAAAAAGATATTGGTGTCGCTGTTTTTACTCTGCATTGCCCGTGCAGGCCTGGCACAGGATATTTTTGAGGCTGCACGTACGAATGACACCGTAAGCCTGGCTAAATTCCTAAAAACAGGCAATAAAATTGACACAACAGATCAGCGGGGTTCTACTCCGTTGATCATTGCCGTTTATTATGAAAATGAAGAGGCTGCCAGGTTTCTGCTTCAGAACGGAGCTTCTCCCGATGCAAAAGATAAGTCTGGCAATACTGCCATGATGGGTGCCTGTTTTAAAGGCTATTTAAACCTTGTTGATTTGCTGTATCAATACCATGCTGCAATCAATACCTTAAATTCAAATCATGCCACAGCACTCGTGTTTGCTGCTACTTTTGGACAATTGAAAATTGCAGATTATCTTTTAGAAAAAGGAGCTGACCGTAATCTCAGGGATAACCGTGGAAAGTCTGCACTCGATTATGCCATCAATCAGGAATATCAGCCGATGATAGACTTGCTGAAAAAACAAACGGGCAAACTTTAAGTAAAGTTTGCCCGTTTGTTTTTCTCTGCCCTGTTATTTAAACCAGGTATTGTTGGTCACATCGACATCCGGTAAAACTTTTTCCGGATCTAATTCAGCAGACAACAACTCTACAGTAGTAGGATAATTAATTGTCCAGCTCTTATTCCGCATCCAGACATCTACAGGTACTTTAATGTTCCCTACCTTGCCATTCTT
The DNA window shown above is from Pedobacter cryoconitis and carries:
- a CDS encoding catalase — protein: MRINYSSFLLLSLVTATSFAQVKSLTTNTGAPVGDNQNSKTLGNNGPVLLEDIHLIEKLAAFDRERIPERVVHPRGAGAFGEFISAGDFSAYTKATLFAEKGKTTPVFTRFSTVINSKGSPETLRDPRGFAVKFYTDNGNYDIVGNDLPIFFIRDAMKFPDMVHSLKPSPITNRQDPTRYFDFFSQVPESTHMLTRLYTELGIPANYRQMDGSSVHAFKWVNAKGEITYVKYTWKTMQGVKGLTSEEAAAIQATDFQSATHDLYAQITKGNFPAWELYVQMLKPQDFDKLDYNPLDPTKVWPEKDAKLVLVGKMILNKWPDNFFEEVEESAFSPATLVPGIEPSEDKLLQGRLFSYFDTQRYRIGANFQSLPVNAPKVKVNSHNQDGALSNRQKATDINYQPSTIESGYKDDNTYKYASNTYKDATTVQHKIDKPDDFKQAGEFYRSLSEAQKVNLVKNLYDDLVQVTKRDIIVRMVSNFYRADTDFGKRLAALLKVTRAEAEASLSSK
- a CDS encoding ankyrin repeat domain-containing protein, which translates into the protein MKKKILVSLFLLCIARAGLAQDIFEAARTNDTVSLAKFLKTGNKIDTTDQRGSTPLIIAVYYENEEAARFLLQNGASPDAKDKSGNTAMMGACFKGYLNLVDLLYQYHAAINTLNSNHATALVFAATFGQLKIADYLLEKGADRNLRDNRGKSALDYAINQEYQPMIDLLKKQTGKL